A part of Clarias gariepinus isolate MV-2021 ecotype Netherlands chromosome 14, CGAR_prim_01v2, whole genome shotgun sequence genomic DNA contains:
- the kcnj2a gene encoding inward rectifier potassium channel 2a, translated as MGSVRANRYSIVSSEEDGMKLATMAVQNGYGNGKSKVHTRHQPQSRFVKKDGHCNVQFINVSEKGQRYLADIFTTCVDIRWRWMLVIFCLAFLLSWLFFGCIFWLVAIFHGDLESNSPKCVSNVSSFTAAFLFSIETQTTIGYGYRYVTDECPIAVFMVVFQSIVGCIIDAFIIGAVMAKMAKPKKRNETLVFSHNATIAMRDSKLCLMWRVGNLRKSHLVEAHVRAQLLRSRTTAEGEYIPLDQIDIDVGFDSGIDRIFLVSPITIVHEIDEDSPFYDMSKQDLDSSEFEIVVILEGMVEATAMTTQCRSSYLASEILWGHRFEPVLFEEKNYYKVDYSRFHKTYEVSSTPLCSARDLAEKKYILSNSNSFCYENEVALPNKEEKEEGDGGGLVPMSTHTDTGSDSDHNPANVPLESRPLRRESEI; from the coding sequence ATGGGAAGTGTGCGGGCTAATCGCTACAGCATTGTGTCATCAGAGGAGGACGGGATGAAGCTGGCCACTATGGCGGTGCAGAATGGCTATGGGAATGGAAAGAGCAAGGTGCATACTCGGCACCAGCCCCAAAGCAGATTCGTCAAGAAGGATGGACACTGCAATGTACAGTTCATCAATGTGAGTGAGAAGGGTCAGCGCTATTTGGCTGACATTTTTACCACTTGCGTGGACATTCGCTGGCGCTGGATGCTTGTCATTTTTTGCTTGGCATTTTTGCTCTCGTGGCTGTTCTTCGGATGTATCTTCTGGCTTGTGGCCATCTTCCATGGAGACCTGGAAAGCAACAGTCCAAAATGTGTTTCAAATGTGAGCAGCTTCACtgcagcttttcttttttccatcgAGACACAGACCACCATTGGTTACGGCTACCGATATGTGACTGACGAGTGTCCCATTGCTGTCTTCATGGTGGTCTTTCAGAGCATAGTCGGCTGCATAATTGATGCTTTCATCATTGGCGCAGTCATGGCCAAGATGGCCAAGCCTAAGAAGCGAAATGAGACTTTGGTATTCAGCCACAATGCTACCATTGCGATGAGGGACAGCAAACTTTGTCTAATGTGGAGAGTTGGCAACTTGCGCAAGAGCCATCTAGTAGAGGCCCACGTTCGAGCTCAGCTACTTAGGTCTCGTACTACAGCAGAGGGGGAATACATACCGCTGGACCAAATAGATATTGATGTGGGCTTTGATAGTGGCATTGACCGTATATTTTTGGTTTCTCCAATAACCATCGTCCATGAGATTGACGAGGACAGCCCATTTTATGACATGAGCAAGCAGGATCTGGACAGTTCCGAGTTTGAGATTGTAGTGATCTTGGAAGGTATGGTGGAAGCAACAGCCATGACAACACAGTGCCGTAGCTCGTATCTGGCCAGTGAGATCCTCTGGGGACATCGTTTTGAACCAGTCCTGTTTGAGGAGAAGAACTATTACAAAGTTGACTATTCGCGCTTTCACAAGACCTATGAAGTGTCCAGCACCCCGCTGTGCAGTGCCAGGGACCTTGcagagaaaaaatatatcctTTCCAATTCCAATTCCTTCTGTTATGAGAATGAGGTGGCGCTTCCGAacaaagaggagaaggaggaagGAGATGGGGGTGGACTAGTGCCCATgagcacacacactgacactggCTCAGACTCTGACCACAATCCAGCCAATGTTCCCTTAGAGTCACGGCCGCTGAGGCGAGAATCAGAAATATGA
- the kcnj16a gene encoding inward rectifier potassium channel 16, with product MNSRTVHYSNIWTDDACCSIKRRYVHKDGSCNIVFRHVPEGFILYVTDIFTTLVEIRWRVMFLTFALSYILSWLFFGTLFWIIALIHGDMKDPNNEPCVYEVRSFTAAFLFSLETQTTIGYGSRGMSENCMLAIITVTIQDVISVFIDTFVIGIVVAKMASARKRAQTVGFSNTAVINLRNGHLCLSWRMGDFRRNHMVEGITHAQLVRHTVHTTGKADINFNDLKIQNSHVILATPVTVIHQINSSSPLYKMRLQELRRESFDLVVTFTYTDDCSGILHQSRTSYSPNEILWGQQFQEMVRVNKKSYRVDYAVFHQTVKVPLMESSAEDYELNTHSTSCIQEAQTGCSLAVESEDILNQNHTRVSIQQSKL from the coding sequence ATGAACTCAAGAACAGTGCACTACTCCAACATATGGACCGATGATGCCTGCTGCTCCATAAAGAGACGGTATGTGCACAAAGATGGCAGCTGCAATATAGTGTTCCGCCACGTGCCAGaaggatttattttatatgtaacaGACATCTTTACCACATTGGTGGAGATACGCTGGAGAGTCATGTTCTTGACCTTTGCCCTCTCGTATATCCTGTCCTGGCTTTTTTTTGGGACCCTGTTCTGGATTATCGCACTGATCCATGGTGACATGAAGGACCCAAACAACGAGCCATGTGTTTATGAGGTGAGAAGCTTTACAGCggccttcctcttctctcttgaGACACAAACTACCATTGGATATGGCTCACGTGGCATGTCTGAGAACTGCATGCTGGCCATCATTACCGTGACCATCCAGGACGTCATCAGTGTCTTCATCGACACATTTGTTATTGGTATTGTTGTGGCCAAAATGGCATCAGCCCGTAAAAGAGCACAGACGGTGGGATTTAGCAATACTGCTGTAATTAACCTTCGTAATGGGCATTTGTGCTTGTCATGGAGAATGGGTGACTTTCGTAGAAACCATATGGTGGAAGGAATCACGCATGCCCAGCTGGTCAGGCACACTGTGCACACAACTGGAAAAGCTGACATAAACTTTAATGACCTTAAAATTCAAAATAGTCATGTAATTCTGGCCACTCCAGTAACAGTCATCCACCAAATTAATTCCAGCAGTCCTCTGTATAAAATGAGACTGCAGGAGCTGCGCAGAGAAAGCTTTGACCTGGTGGTGACTTTCACCTACACTGATGACTGCAGTGGGATTCTACACCAGTCACGCACATCTTACAGTCCCAATGAAATCTTGTGGGGTCAACAGTTTCAAGAGATGGTGAGAGTTAACAAGAAGTCCTACAGAGTGGACTATGCAGTTTTTCACCAAACAGTTAAAGTCCCACTGATGGAAAGCAGTGCTGAAGACTATGAACTAAACACGCATTCTACAAGCTGTATACAAGAAGCACAAACAGGTTGTTCTCTGGCAGTGGAGAGTGAGGACATCCTAAATCAAAACCATACCAGAGTTTCTATTCAACAATCAAAACTATAA